The following coding sequences lie in one Seriola aureovittata isolate HTS-2021-v1 ecotype China chromosome 5, ASM2101889v1, whole genome shotgun sequence genomic window:
- the rimbp2b gene encoding RIMS-binding protein 2 isoform X28 — MTSSGAADHDMRLGRHANCSVMGTMGCQKTCRVEKLLKQSQREVVWSQRQRLATSKKNSRMSGTDKLRNEVLPHHLPSVQRLDSIRQQDNRRALRLNEETLSHQRLKQKLLETEISTRRKECEALEAEVKKKNQTCQTLENELQDFLQENKHLNLQLFKNSHKASEYEKVKSEYAQLKEALGAVTQERDLALWERNQLQGKLENLEQVLKHMREAAERRQQLELEHEQALAVLNAKQQEIDLLQKAQVEAKKEHEGAVHLLEAKVRELEEKCRTQSEQFNLLSKELEKFRLQAGKFDILSTEPLTVCESPGSPNKSLSQLLNGLAAPLGKGNEAPTSRSLISEFIRPLQISGDKPELLSVKPTFLTRTRGSSPARAFLSEMDKELRSTTRSKPRFTGKVRLCIARYSYNPYDGPNEHPEAELPLVAGKYLYVYGTMDEDGFYEGELLDGQRGLVPSNFVDFVQDEETPSVQHRDTVAKEPGYLNHSSLGPQRLGVGTGTGTGTSISSLLSDSKLDCLSTSSLGMDLLGSSSNGTGTLDVSIDEVGEDIVPYPRRINLIKQLAKSVIIGWDPPVVPPGWGSISGYNVLVDKEVRMSVPYGGRTKSLIEKLNLATNTYRISVQSITDRGPSDELRCTLLVGKDVVVAPYYLRVDSITQVSAELSWMPSNSNYSHTIFLNGAEYDMVKAGGYKYKFFNLKPMTVYKVKVVAQPHQVPWQLPMDQREKREISVEFCTQPAGPPLPPQEVQVQCGQTPGVLQIRWKPPTLTPSGTSNGASVIGYAVCTKGQKIAEVLYPTADYVTVELNRIQCLEAREVIVRTLSTQGESQDSPVAVIPHNLLGSPRLSHRTTAPPHPIPHPQSHPVHSQTHPPYPSTYPPNHPQPQMQPLPRAQPHTLPHAQPHSQPVCHPPPPPPHSQPHFQCHPMPKSKTLVSAREPETKEHEVGLRPAQPWERSPSPLPPMRGSNLEPPHFQPRRSPSPQRILPQPQGVPIPNTIAKAMAREAAQRVFAEGNRVEKRNIFSERGNALHPLNSDEEEDGYDSPHARRRGASVDEFLRGSELGRQHHHYHYSHSEEYHTESSRGSDLSDIMEEDEEDLYSEMQLEEGRRRSINSHNTLKIIGNSPSHGSADRLDHSGRRPVHIGTPPQRRPIPSIDGYGGRRHGRGRRSPDYYEESEPEELTRVFVALFDYDPLSMSPNPDAADEELPFKEGQIIKVFGNKDTDGFYRAEIRERVGLIPCNMVSEIQTEDDEMMDQLLKQGFLPLNTPVEKLERNRRSGRQHPMSTRRMVALYDYDPRESSPNVDVEAELTFCAGDVITVFGEIDEDGFYYGELNGHKGLVPSNFLEEVPDDVEVFLTDSPSRYPQDNPARIKTKRKKSVHFTP, encoded by the exons GAGAATGAGCTTCAAGATTTTCTCCAGGAGAACAAGCACTTGAACCTCCAGTTGTTCAAAAATAGCCACAAGGCATCTGAGTATGAGAAG GTGAAGTCTGAGTATGCCCAGCTCAAAGAGGCCCTTGGTGCTGTGACGCAGGAGAGAGATTTAGCCCTGTGGGAGAGGAACCAGCTCCAAGGCAAACTGGAGAACCTAGAGCAGGTGCTCAAG CATATGCGTGAGGCTGCGGAGCGGAGGCAGCAGCTAGAGTTGGAGCATGAGCAGGCCTTGGCTGTACTCAATGCAAAGCAGCAGGAGATTGACCTTCTTCAGAAG GCTCAGGTTGAGGCTAAAAAGGAACATGAAGGCGCTGTCCATCTGTTAGAG GCCAAAGTCCGTGAGCTGGAGGAAAAATGTCGGACTCAGAGTGAGCAGTTCAACCTCCTGTCTAAAGAGCTGGAGAAGTTCCGGCTCCAGGCTGGGAAGTTTGATATCCTCAGCACTGAACCCTTAACTGTATGTGAATCTCCCGGGTCGCCCAACAAATCCCTGTCCCAGCTCCTTAATGGACTGGCTGCCCCCTTAGGAAAAG GCAATGAGGCTCCAACAAGCAGATCTTTGATATCTGAGTTCATTCGACCACTCCAGATCAGTGGAGACAAGCCCGAGCTCCTCTCTGTCAAGCCAACATTCCTCACTCGCACTCGAGGCAGCAGCCCAGCACGGGCTTTCCTCTCTGAG ATGGACAAAGAGCTCAGATCAACCACAAGGTCCAAACCAAGATTCACAGGGAAGGTTCGTCTGTGTATTGCTCGGTACAG TTACAATCCTTATGATGGGCCCAATGAGCATCCTGAGGCAGAGCTCCCCTTGGTGGCAGGGAAGTACCTCTACGTTTACGGGACAATGGACGAGGATGGCTTTTATGAAG gAGAGCTGCTGGATGGACAGCGGGGACTCGTCCCATCCAATTTTGTGGATTTTGTCCAAGATGAGGAGACACCCTCTGTCCAGCACAGGGACACAGTGGCTAAAGAACCTGGCTACCTCAACCACAGTAGCCTGGGGCCTCAGAGACTGGGGGTCGGCACAGGAACAGGGACAGGAACAAGCATAAGCAGCCTGCTGTCTGACAGTAAACTAGACTGTCTAAGCACCAGCAGCTTGGGCATGGACCTCCTGGGCTCTTCCAGCAATGGGACAGGAACCCTGGATGTCAGCATTGACGAGGTCGGTGAAGACATTGTGCCTTATCCCCGCCGCATCAACCTGATTAAACAACTGGCCAAGAGTGTAATTATTGGCTGGGATCCTCCTGTGGTCCCACCAGGCTGGGGCTCCATCAGTGGCTACAATGTCTTGGTGGATAAAGAGGTTCGCATGAGTGTCCCCTACGGGGGCAGGACGAAATCGCTTATTGAAAAGCTCAATCTGGCCACCAACACCTACCGTATCTCTGTGCAGAGCATCACTGATCGCGGCCCGTCGGACGAGCTCCGGTGCACTCTGCTCGTGGGAAAGGATGTTGTGGTGGCACCTTACTATTTGCGGGTGGACAGCATCACACAGGTCTCTGCTGAGCTCTCTTGGATGCCAAGCAACAGCAACTACAGTCACACTATCTTCCTCAATGGTGCAGAGTATGACATGGTCAAGGCCGGAGGCTACAAGTACAAGTTCTTCAACCTGAAGCCCATGACAGTTTACAAGGTGAAAGTTGTGGCGCAGCCGCATCAGGTGCCTTGGCAGCTTCCGATGGAtcaaagagagaagagggaaatcTCGGTGGAGTTCTGCACTCAGCCTGCAG ggccccctctccctccccaggAGGTGCAAGTCCAGTGTGGTCAGACTCCTGGGGTCCTGCAGATCAGATGGAAGCCGCCGACTCTGACACCTTCAGGAACCTCCAACGGGGCCAGTGTGATTGGCTATGCTGTGTGCACAAAGGGACAAAAG ATAGCAGAGGTCTTGTACCCCACAGCAGACTATGTGACCGTGGAGTTAAACAGGATTCAGTGTCTGGAGGCCAGGGAAGTCATTGTAAGGACGTTATCGACTCAAGGAGAGTCCCAGGACTCGCCAGTGGCCGTCATCCCGCACAATCTCTTGGGATCTCCACGTCTGTCCCACCGAACCACCGCACCTCCCCACCCTATCCCTCACCCGCAGTCCCACCCAGTGCACTCACAAACCCATCCTCCTTACCCATCGACGTACCCCCCAAATCACCCTCAGCCCCAGATGCAGCCTCTGCCTCGAGCCCAGCCCCACACGCTGCCCCACGCACAGCCACACTCACAGCCCGTCTGtcacccacctcctcctcctcctcattcccAGCCTCATTTCCAGTGCCACCCCATGCCCAAGTCCAAGACGTTAGTAAGTGCCAGAGAGCCAGAAACCAAAGAGCATGAGGTGGGCCTGCGGCCAGCCCAGCCCTGGGAGCGCTCCCCCTCTCCGCTGCCTCCCATGCGCGGATCTAACTTAGAGCCGCCGCACTTCCAGCCACGGCGATCGCCCTCTCCACAGAGGATCCTGCCGCAGCCTCAGGGAGTCCCCATCCCCAACACCATCGCCAAGGCCATGGCCAGGGAAGCTGCCCAGAGAGTGTTTGCCGAGGGTAACCGG GTTGAGAAAAGGAATATCTTTAGTGAACGAGGTAACGCCTTGCATCCACTCAACtcggatgaggaggaggatggctACGACTCTCCTCAtgcgaggaggagaggagcctCGGTGGATGAATTCCTCAGAGGCTCAGAGTTGGGCAGACAG CACCATCATTACCACTACAGCCACAGTGAGGAGTACCACACGGAGAGCAGCCGGGGTTCTGACCTGTCTGACATAatggaggaggacgaggaagatCTTTACTCTGAGATGCAACTAGAGGAGGGCCGCAGGCGCAGTATCAACTCTCACAACACTCTTAAG ATCATTGGGAACTCACCATCACATGGAAGCGCCGATCGTCTGGACCACTCAGGGAGGAGGCCGGTTCACATCGGCACCCCCCCTCAGCGACGACCCATTCCATCCATTG ACGGCTATGGCGGTCGCAGGCACGGGCGGGGACGGCGTTCCCCGGATTACTATGAGGAATCAGAGCCAGAGGAGCTGACCCGTGTGTTTGTGGCTCTGTTTGACTATGACCCCCTGTCCATGTCTCCCAAccctgatgctgctgatgaggaGCTGCCATTCAAGGAGGGCCAGATCATCAAG GTGTTTGGGAATAAAGATACGGATGGCTTCTACAGGGCGGAGATTCGAGAACGAGTGGGTCTGATCCCCTGTAACATGGTCTCTGAGATCCAAACAGAGGACGATGAGATGATGGACCAACTCCTTAAACAGGGCTTCCTGCCACTCAACACTCCTGTGGAGAAGTTAG AGAGGAACAGGCGGAGCGGCCGTCAACACCCGATGTCAACACGGAGAATGGTCGCCCTGTACGACTACGACCCCAGAGAGAGCTCCCCTAACGTTGATGTAGAG GCTGAACTGACTTTCTGTGCCGGTGACGTCATCACAGTTTTTGGTGAAATAGATGAAGATGGCTTTTACTAT GGCGAGCTCAATGGACACAAAGGACTTGTTCCTTCCAACTTTCTAGAAGAAGTGCCTGATGATGTAGAGGTTTTTCTCACTGACTCACCATCTCGATACCCCCAGGACAATCCAGCACGGATAAAGACCAAAAGG aagaagagtgtTCATTTCACACCTTAA
- the rimbp2b gene encoding RIMS-binding protein 2 isoform X22, translated as MTSSGAADHDMRLGRHANCSVMGTMGCQKTCRVEKLLKQSQREVVWSQRQRLATSKKNSRMSGTDKLRNEVLPHHLPSVQRLDSIRQQDNRRALRLNEETLSHQRLKQKLLETEISTRRKECEALEAEVKKKNQTCQTLENELQDFLQENKHLNLQLFKNSHKASEYEKVKSEYAQLKEALGAVTQERDLALWERNQLQGKLENLEQVLKHMREAAERRQQLELEHEQALAVLNAKQQEIDLLQKAQVEAKKEHEGAVHLLENHLDSMQAKVRELEEKCRTQSEQFNLLSKELEKFRLQAGKFDILSTEPLTVCESPGSPNKSLSQLLNGLAAPLGKGNEAPTSRSLISEFIRPLQISGDKPELLSVKPTFLTRTRGSSPARAFLSEMDKELRSTTRSKPRFTGKVRLCIARYSYNPYDGPNEHPEAELPLVAGKYLYVYGTMDEDGFYEGELLDGQRGLVPSNFVDFVQDEETPSVQHRDTVAKEPGYLNHSSLGPQRLGVGTGTGTGTSISSLLSDSKLDCLSTSSLGMDLLGSSSNGTGTLDVSIDEVGEDIVPYPRRINLIKQLAKSVIIGWDPPVVPPGWGSISGYNVLVDKEVRMSVPYGGRTKSLIEKLNLATNTYRISVQSITDRGPSDELRCTLLVGKDVVVAPYYLRVDSITQVSAELSWMPSNSNYSHTIFLNGAEYDMVKAGGYKYKFFNLKPMTVYKVKVVAQPHQVPWQLPMDQREKREISVEFCTQPAVCVLCSPGPPLPPQEVQVQCGQTPGVLQIRWKPPTLTPSGTSNGASVIGYAVCTKGQKIAEVLYPTADYVTVELNRIQCLEAREVIVRTLSTQGESQDSPVAVIPHNLLGSPRLSHRTTAPPHPIPHPQSHPVHSQTHPPYPSTYPPNHPQPQMQPLPRAQPHTLPHAQPHSQPVCHPPPPPPHSQPHFQCHPMPKSKTLVSAREPETKEHEVGLRPAQPWERSPSPLPPMRGSNLEPPHFQPRRSPSPQRILPQPQGVPIPNTIAKAMAREAAQRVFAEGNRVEKRNIFSERGNALHPLNSDEEEDGYDSPHARRRGASVDEFLRGSELGRQHHHYHYSHSEEYHTESSRGSDLSDIMEEDEEDLYSEMQLEEGRRRSINSHNTLKIIGNSPSHGSADRLDHSGRRPVHIGTPPQRRPIPSIDGYGGRRHGRGRRSPDYYEESEPEELTRVFVALFDYDPLSMSPNPDAADEELPFKEGQIIKVFGNKDTDGFYRAEIRERVGLIPCNMVSEIQTEDDEMMDQLLKQGFLPLNTPVEKLVNCDRFKDGRSINRRSRKSKRERNRRSGRQHPMSTRRMVALYDYDPRESSPNVDVEYEGNRLNEEAELTFCAGDVITVFGEIDEDGFYYGELNGHKGLVPSNFLEEVPDDVEVFLTDSPSRYPQDNPARIKTKRVPLEKSGPPRRAASPTVRPHIPGSGPATVGPGSPIRAPVDMYSSKKRKGLLSKGKKLLQRLGAVK; from the exons GAGAATGAGCTTCAAGATTTTCTCCAGGAGAACAAGCACTTGAACCTCCAGTTGTTCAAAAATAGCCACAAGGCATCTGAGTATGAGAAG GTGAAGTCTGAGTATGCCCAGCTCAAAGAGGCCCTTGGTGCTGTGACGCAGGAGAGAGATTTAGCCCTGTGGGAGAGGAACCAGCTCCAAGGCAAACTGGAGAACCTAGAGCAGGTGCTCAAG CATATGCGTGAGGCTGCGGAGCGGAGGCAGCAGCTAGAGTTGGAGCATGAGCAGGCCTTGGCTGTACTCAATGCAAAGCAGCAGGAGATTGACCTTCTTCAGAAG GCTCAGGTTGAGGCTAAAAAGGAACATGAAGGCGCTGTCCATCTGTTAGAG AACCACTTGGACAGCATGCAG GCCAAAGTCCGTGAGCTGGAGGAAAAATGTCGGACTCAGAGTGAGCAGTTCAACCTCCTGTCTAAAGAGCTGGAGAAGTTCCGGCTCCAGGCTGGGAAGTTTGATATCCTCAGCACTGAACCCTTAACTGTATGTGAATCTCCCGGGTCGCCCAACAAATCCCTGTCCCAGCTCCTTAATGGACTGGCTGCCCCCTTAGGAAAAG GCAATGAGGCTCCAACAAGCAGATCTTTGATATCTGAGTTCATTCGACCACTCCAGATCAGTGGAGACAAGCCCGAGCTCCTCTCTGTCAAGCCAACATTCCTCACTCGCACTCGAGGCAGCAGCCCAGCACGGGCTTTCCTCTCTGAG ATGGACAAAGAGCTCAGATCAACCACAAGGTCCAAACCAAGATTCACAGGGAAGGTTCGTCTGTGTATTGCTCGGTACAG TTACAATCCTTATGATGGGCCCAATGAGCATCCTGAGGCAGAGCTCCCCTTGGTGGCAGGGAAGTACCTCTACGTTTACGGGACAATGGACGAGGATGGCTTTTATGAAG gAGAGCTGCTGGATGGACAGCGGGGACTCGTCCCATCCAATTTTGTGGATTTTGTCCAAGATGAGGAGACACCCTCTGTCCAGCACAGGGACACAGTGGCTAAAGAACCTGGCTACCTCAACCACAGTAGCCTGGGGCCTCAGAGACTGGGGGTCGGCACAGGAACAGGGACAGGAACAAGCATAAGCAGCCTGCTGTCTGACAGTAAACTAGACTGTCTAAGCACCAGCAGCTTGGGCATGGACCTCCTGGGCTCTTCCAGCAATGGGACAGGAACCCTGGATGTCAGCATTGACGAGGTCGGTGAAGACATTGTGCCTTATCCCCGCCGCATCAACCTGATTAAACAACTGGCCAAGAGTGTAATTATTGGCTGGGATCCTCCTGTGGTCCCACCAGGCTGGGGCTCCATCAGTGGCTACAATGTCTTGGTGGATAAAGAGGTTCGCATGAGTGTCCCCTACGGGGGCAGGACGAAATCGCTTATTGAAAAGCTCAATCTGGCCACCAACACCTACCGTATCTCTGTGCAGAGCATCACTGATCGCGGCCCGTCGGACGAGCTCCGGTGCACTCTGCTCGTGGGAAAGGATGTTGTGGTGGCACCTTACTATTTGCGGGTGGACAGCATCACACAGGTCTCTGCTGAGCTCTCTTGGATGCCAAGCAACAGCAACTACAGTCACACTATCTTCCTCAATGGTGCAGAGTATGACATGGTCAAGGCCGGAGGCTACAAGTACAAGTTCTTCAACCTGAAGCCCATGACAGTTTACAAGGTGAAAGTTGTGGCGCAGCCGCATCAGGTGCCTTGGCAGCTTCCGATGGAtcaaagagagaagagggaaatcTCGGTGGAGTTCTGCACTCAGCCTGCAG tgtgtgtgttgtgctccCCAGggccccctctccctccccaggAGGTGCAAGTCCAGTGTGGTCAGACTCCTGGGGTCCTGCAGATCAGATGGAAGCCGCCGACTCTGACACCTTCAGGAACCTCCAACGGGGCCAGTGTGATTGGCTATGCTGTGTGCACAAAGGGACAAAAG ATAGCAGAGGTCTTGTACCCCACAGCAGACTATGTGACCGTGGAGTTAAACAGGATTCAGTGTCTGGAGGCCAGGGAAGTCATTGTAAGGACGTTATCGACTCAAGGAGAGTCCCAGGACTCGCCAGTGGCCGTCATCCCGCACAATCTCTTGGGATCTCCACGTCTGTCCCACCGAACCACCGCACCTCCCCACCCTATCCCTCACCCGCAGTCCCACCCAGTGCACTCACAAACCCATCCTCCTTACCCATCGACGTACCCCCCAAATCACCCTCAGCCCCAGATGCAGCCTCTGCCTCGAGCCCAGCCCCACACGCTGCCCCACGCACAGCCACACTCACAGCCCGTCTGtcacccacctcctcctcctcctcattcccAGCCTCATTTCCAGTGCCACCCCATGCCCAAGTCCAAGACGTTAGTAAGTGCCAGAGAGCCAGAAACCAAAGAGCATGAGGTGGGCCTGCGGCCAGCCCAGCCCTGGGAGCGCTCCCCCTCTCCGCTGCCTCCCATGCGCGGATCTAACTTAGAGCCGCCGCACTTCCAGCCACGGCGATCGCCCTCTCCACAGAGGATCCTGCCGCAGCCTCAGGGAGTCCCCATCCCCAACACCATCGCCAAGGCCATGGCCAGGGAAGCTGCCCAGAGAGTGTTTGCCGAGGGTAACCGG GTTGAGAAAAGGAATATCTTTAGTGAACGAGGTAACGCCTTGCATCCACTCAACtcggatgaggaggaggatggctACGACTCTCCTCAtgcgaggaggagaggagcctCGGTGGATGAATTCCTCAGAGGCTCAGAGTTGGGCAGACAG CACCATCATTACCACTACAGCCACAGTGAGGAGTACCACACGGAGAGCAGCCGGGGTTCTGACCTGTCTGACATAatggaggaggacgaggaagatCTTTACTCTGAGATGCAACTAGAGGAGGGCCGCAGGCGCAGTATCAACTCTCACAACACTCTTAAG ATCATTGGGAACTCACCATCACATGGAAGCGCCGATCGTCTGGACCACTCAGGGAGGAGGCCGGTTCACATCGGCACCCCCCCTCAGCGACGACCCATTCCATCCATTG ACGGCTATGGCGGTCGCAGGCACGGGCGGGGACGGCGTTCCCCGGATTACTATGAGGAATCAGAGCCAGAGGAGCTGACCCGTGTGTTTGTGGCTCTGTTTGACTATGACCCCCTGTCCATGTCTCCCAAccctgatgctgctgatgaggaGCTGCCATTCAAGGAGGGCCAGATCATCAAG GTGTTTGGGAATAAAGATACGGATGGCTTCTACAGGGCGGAGATTCGAGAACGAGTGGGTCTGATCCCCTGTAACATGGTCTCTGAGATCCAAACAGAGGACGATGAGATGATGGACCAACTCCTTAAACAGGGCTTCCTGCCACTCAACACTCCTGTGGAGAAGTTAG TGAACTGCGACCGTTTCAAAGATGGCCGCTCAATAAATCGCAGGTCCAGAAAGTCCAAGAGAG AGAGGAACAGGCGGAGCGGCCGTCAACACCCGATGTCAACACGGAGAATGGTCGCCCTGTACGACTACGACCCCAGAGAGAGCTCCCCTAACGTTGATGTAGAG TATGAGGGCAACAGACTGAATGAGGAG GCTGAACTGACTTTCTGTGCCGGTGACGTCATCACAGTTTTTGGTGAAATAGATGAAGATGGCTTTTACTAT GGCGAGCTCAATGGACACAAAGGACTTGTTCCTTCCAACTTTCTAGAAGAAGTGCCTGATGATGTAGAGGTTTTTCTCACTGACTCACCATCTCGATACCCCCAGGACAATCCAGCACGGATAAAGACCAAAAGG GTTCCATTGGAAAAATCGGGTCCGCCCAGAAGAGCAGCCTCTCCCACAGTGCGTCCACACATCCCTGGCTCTGGCCCTGCCACCGTGGGGCCCGGCAGTCCCATCAGGGCCCCAGTGGACATGTACTCCTCCAAAAAGAGAAAGGGACTGCTCTCCAAAGGGAAGAAACTATTGCAAAGACTTGGCGCTGTAAAATAA